Proteins encoded in a region of the Capsicum annuum cultivar UCD-10X-F1 unplaced genomic scaffold, UCD10Xv1.1 ctg82810, whole genome shotgun sequence genome:
- the LOC124895531 gene encoding uncharacterized protein LOC124895531, whose translation MSLSCNLHTIWEVVIETERHVWQVMKSLKHAMKQATPIIVEYFGGAISCNVYCMTNSRANDFGVSSCILSSLEDARVSPEKKVQAIVVKSNFNPVRNYEDLMLSIPQHHGSVKLSGENVMLPYNIKDAKCLNKFKMSPLGVINH comes from the exons ATGTCACTTTCATGTAATCTGCACACCATTTGGGAAGTTGTTATTGAGACTGAACGACATGTTTGGCAGGTGATGAAAAGTTTGAAGCATGCAATGAAACAAGCAACACCAATAATTGTAGAGTATTTCGGTGGTGCAATTAGTTGTAATGTTTATTGCATGACTAATTCTCGAGCTAATGATTTTGGTGTCTCTTCATGTATTCTTAGCAGCCTCGAAGATGCTAGAGTGTCACCAGAAAAG AAAGTGCAAGCAATTGTCGTAAAGAGCAACTTCAATCCAGTTCGAAATTACGAGGATTTAATGCTTTCAATTCCGCAACATCATGGGTCTGTAAAGCTG TCAGGAGAAAATGTCATGTTGCCGTACAACATAAAGGATGCAAAATGCTTGAACAAGTTTAAGATGAGCCCACTTGGTGTTATTAATCATTGA